One Solanum lycopersicum chromosome 2, SLM_r2.1 genomic region harbors:
- the LOC104644288 gene encoding nuclear pore complex protein NUP98A-like, producing MEELLSKEKEEADFCCHVKDFVIGRHGYGSIKFLGETDVRKFDLDSAIQFNHREVVIYMDESKKPPVGQGLNRPAEITLLNVRCINNSTGKEYRDGPMVNKYRDMLIKKAVELDTEFLSYDPVEGQWKFRVSHL from the coding sequence ATGGAGGAGTTGCTATCCAAGGAGAAGGAAGAAGCTGATTTTTGTTGCCACGTGAAGGACTTTGTGATAGGAAGACATGGGTATGGAAGCATCAAGTTCTTGGGAGAAACAGATGTCCGGAAGTTTGACCTTGATTCTGCTATCCAGTTCAATCATCGTGAGGTGGTTATCTATATGGATGAGAGCAAGAAGCCTCCAGTTGGACAAGGCCTCAACAGGCCAGCTGAGATAACTCTCCTTAATGTCAGATGCATCAACAACTCGACTGGGAAGGAGTACAGAGATGGACCAATGGTCAACAAATACAGAGATATGCTAATTAAGAAAGCAGTAGAGCTTGATACAGAATTTCTTTCTTATGATCCAGTTGAAGGGCAGTGGAAATTTAGGGTGTCACACTTGTAA